In the genome of Flavobacteriales bacterium, one region contains:
- the arsC gene encoding arsenate reductase (glutaredoxin) (This arsenate reductase requires both glutathione and glutaredoxin to convert arsenate to arsenite, after which the efflux transporter formed by ArsA and ArsB can extrude the arsenite from the cell, providing resistance.): MKIYHNPRCSKSRNTLAILEEKGADFSVVKYLDTPPSKKEIEDILKKLGIPAKDLVRKTEDIFKKELKGKEFSVEEWIDWMVKNPKLIERPIVVSGNKAVIGRPPENVLEIL; this comes from the coding sequence ATGAAAATTTATCATAACCCCAGATGTTCTAAGAGCAGAAATACTTTGGCAATTTTGGAAGAAAAAGGTGCTGATTTTTCTGTTGTAAAATATCTTGATACTCCACCGAGCAAAAAAGAAATAGAAGATATTCTTAAAAAACTAGGAATCCCTGCCAAGGATTTGGTAAGGAAAACAGAAGATATTTTCAAGAAAGAACTCAAAGGAAAAGAATTTTCAGTAGAAGAATGGATCGATTGGATGGTGAAAAATCCTAAGCTGATTGAACGCCCAATTGTGGTTTCTGGAAATAAAGCCGTTATTGGTCGTCCTCCAGAAAATGTTTTAGAAATCCTTTAA
- the hemA gene encoding glutamyl-tRNA reductase, translating to MLDQEENTRFISLGISHWKSPLKIREKFSFSSERLDWMHKEAKAQGVSSFFVIDTCNRTQVFARFHDIEFLKEIFIKGTETCPTLFNHYGFVHEGKRAVDHLFALCMGLDSMILGDLQIINQVKTGIKYSTAYQLVDNVTHRLMQYVLQCYKSVSTDTDISNGPASIAHAAVLYIKQRFNNLEDKKILLYGLGEMGDTAVKNLIENYRVGEVTLMNRTFEKAEKLAKELNVLACPVECLKEKLQSSDIIIVATGADTYTVKESHFDEVDTHQRVILDLAVPRNVDIALENHPTVDLVEMDELQKIQDQTLDLRRKNIPKVKTIINLHEMEFYDWMKMREIFPLIGNFRKKMENLRTSELEKQKFKFTENELEKADVFSKFVMNKVMNQTIEYIKNRYRKNDDIIEIVNEMFQLKDPNKIQ from the coding sequence ATGTTGGATCAAGAAGAGAATACCCGATTCATTAGTTTGGGAATTAGCCATTGGAAATCTCCATTAAAAATTAGAGAGAAGTTTTCTTTTAGCTCCGAACGTTTGGATTGGATGCATAAAGAAGCAAAAGCGCAAGGCGTTTCCTCTTTTTTTGTTATTGACACCTGTAATAGAACACAAGTTTTTGCTCGTTTTCATGATATAGAATTTCTGAAAGAAATTTTTATAAAGGGAACAGAAACTTGCCCTACTTTGTTTAATCATTATGGTTTTGTTCACGAAGGAAAAAGAGCGGTAGATCATCTTTTTGCTTTGTGTATGGGCTTAGATTCTATGATTCTAGGAGATTTGCAAATCATCAATCAAGTAAAAACGGGTATTAAGTATTCTACGGCATATCAGTTAGTAGATAATGTGACACATCGTTTGATGCAATATGTTTTGCAATGTTATAAATCAGTAAGTACAGATACCGATATTAGCAATGGTCCAGCCTCTATTGCACACGCAGCGGTTTTGTATATCAAACAAAGATTCAACAATCTCGAGGATAAAAAAATACTCCTTTATGGATTAGGAGAAATGGGAGACACAGCCGTAAAAAACCTCATTGAAAATTATCGAGTAGGAGAGGTTACTTTAATGAATAGAACCTTCGAAAAGGCTGAGAAATTGGCTAAAGAACTCAACGTTTTGGCTTGTCCTGTAGAATGCTTGAAAGAAAAACTTCAAAGTTCTGATATTATCATTGTAGCTACAGGTGCGGATACTTATACCGTGAAAGAATCACACTTTGATGAGGTAGATACACACCAAAGAGTGATATTGGATTTGGCAGTTCCTAGAAATGTGGATATTGCTCTAGAAAATCACCCAACAGTAGATTTGGTAGAAATGGACGAACTTCAGAAAATTCAAGATCAGACTTTGGATTTAAGAAGAAAAAATATTCCAAAAGTAAAAACCATTATCAATCTTCATGAAATGGAATTTTATGATTGGATGAAAATGCGTGAGATTTTTCCATTGATTGGAAATTTCAGAAAAAAGATGGAGAATCTGCGAACCAGTGAATTGGAAAAGCAAAAATTTAAATTCACAGAAAATGAACTTGAAAAAGCCGATGTTTTTTCAAAATTTGTGATGAACAAAGTAATGAACCAAACCATTGAATATATCAAAAACAGATATCGAAAAAATGACGATATCATAGAGATTGTCAATGAGATGTTTCAATTAAAAGATCCCAATAAAATTCAATAA
- the hemC gene encoding hydroxymethylbilane synthase codes for MTWKLGTRKSKLALWQSELVKSQLAELGQECELVEILSEGDKVLDTPLPLMGGKGVFTKALDDALLSGAIDFAVHSLKDVPTRLPEGIQMAAILKRASWEDVLVVRKDLKFMEEDREMVIATSSLRRQTQWKSRYPNTKVVDIRGNVQTRIAKLRASNWDGAIFAAAGLERMDLDHEIAMRLDWMLPAPGQGAIAIVCRENDTEILSKLQKLHHPETANNVLSERQYLHVLNGGCSAPIGARARVENGKTILSTVLIDVETGKEIRHEIEADFSPNELHLGKEAASLSLKEGAQAIIDKLTSKR; via the coding sequence ATGACTTGGAAACTAGGAACTAGAAAAAGTAAATTGGCATTATGGCAAAGTGAATTGGTGAAAAGTCAATTAGCAGAATTGGGGCAAGAATGTGAATTAGTAGAAATATTATCTGAAGGCGATAAAGTATTAGATACCCCGCTTCCGCTAATGGGAGGGAAAGGTGTTTTTACCAAAGCATTGGATGATGCTTTGCTCTCTGGAGCAATCGATTTTGCGGTTCATTCTCTAAAAGATGTGCCTACTCGTTTACCCGAAGGAATCCAAATGGCAGCCATACTCAAAAGAGCCAGTTGGGAAGATGTTTTGGTGGTAAGAAAAGATTTAAAATTCATGGAAGAAGATCGAGAAATGGTCATAGCAACCAGTTCTCTTAGAAGACAAACCCAATGGAAAAGTCGTTATCCAAATACCAAAGTAGTCGATATCCGAGGGAATGTCCAAACAAGAATTGCAAAGCTAAGAGCCAGTAATTGGGATGGAGCTATTTTTGCCGCTGCTGGGCTAGAACGTATGGATTTAGACCATGAAATAGCAATGAGATTAGACTGGATGCTTCCTGCACCAGGACAAGGAGCTATTGCCATAGTTTGCAGAGAAAATGATACCGAAATTCTATCTAAACTCCAAAAATTACATCACCCAGAAACCGCCAATAATGTACTGTCTGAAAGACAATATCTTCATGTACTCAACGGTGGGTGTTCTGCCCCAATAGGAGCAAGAGCACGAGTGGAGAATGGAAAAACAATCCTTTCTACAGTGTTGATTGATGTGGAAACAGGAAAGGAAATTCGTCATGAAATTGAAGCTGATTTCTCGCCAAACGAATTGCATTTAGGAAAAGAAGCCGCCAGTTTATCTCTCAAAGAAGGCGCACAAGCCATTATTGATAAACTTACTTCAAAACGCTAA
- a CDS encoding uroporphyrinogen-III synthase has translation MRALFTYCLDQNLITDINLSIDSHDFIKIIFENVQNLRIQSFENVVITSVQAASWLMRSNIEIQGMIFTNSEKSQRLLAEKFRDIVLSKSVYADDLAAEILKYPVQEVIHLTGNLGLRNMEKSLEKSPVVYHRKEVYFTELNPKKFPYNFDYILVASPSQVKSFFELNEDTPSSQYICIGKTTKEALLRFSIPDSRVILSPKPTKQAMLDCLKERTKKI, from the coding sequence TTGAGAGCATTGTTCACATATTGCTTAGATCAAAATTTGATAACGGATATCAATTTATCAATTGATTCTCATGATTTTATCAAAATAATTTTTGAGAATGTTCAAAATTTAAGGATTCAATCCTTTGAAAATGTAGTTATTACCAGTGTTCAGGCTGCCAGTTGGTTAATGAGGTCTAATATTGAAATTCAAGGAATGATTTTTACCAATTCTGAAAAGTCTCAAAGATTACTAGCAGAAAAGTTTAGGGATATTGTTTTGTCAAAATCAGTTTATGCAGACGATTTGGCGGCGGAAATTTTAAAATACCCTGTTCAAGAAGTGATTCATCTAACGGGAAATCTTGGACTTAGGAATATGGAAAAATCCTTGGAAAAAAGTCCTGTTGTTTACCATCGCAAAGAGGTGTATTTTACAGAATTAAACCCGAAAAAATTCCCCTATAATTTTGATTATATTCTAGTAGCAAGTCCCAGCCAAGTAAAAAGTTTTTTTGAATTGAATGAGGATACGCCTTCTAGCCAGTATATTTGCATCGGAAAAACCACAAAGGAAGCACTTTTGCGTTTTTCGATTCCAGACTCAAGAGTAATTTTGAGTCCAAAACCTACCAAACAAGCGATGCTTGATTGTTTAAAAGAAAGAACAAAGAAAATATGA
- the hemE gene encoding uroporphyrinogen decarboxylase — MNFPPLKNDLFLRALKGEEVERAPVWMMRQAGRFLPDYRVLREKYTFFERCKTPELVSEITTMPIWQVGTDAAILFSDILVVPEALGLEVQMIPGQGPFLPKTINSLEDAEALVIPDVHEALGYVMDGIKQTRMDLKGEVPLIGFAGAPFTILCYMVQGKGSKDFSQAKSFCFNNPEAAHVLLQKITETTIAYMEAQVEAGAQAFQLFDSWAGLLSKDAFMEFAYPYIKQIMAKCTVPNIIFAKGAWYALKEMAELNVNGVGIDWACSPAYAREQVGDKITLQGNFDPSMLHAPIPTIEKETKKMLKAFGKQNYIVNLGHGILPTVPVENAKAFINTIKTFEY; from the coding sequence ATGAATTTTCCCCCTTTAAAAAACGACCTTTTTTTAAGAGCATTAAAAGGTGAAGAAGTAGAAAGAGCTCCCGTGTGGATGATGCGTCAAGCAGGTAGGTTTTTACCTGATTATCGTGTTTTAAGAGAGAAATATACCTTTTTTGAGCGTTGTAAAACACCTGAGTTGGTTTCAGAAATAACCACCATGCCTATTTGGCAAGTGGGAACCGATGCAGCCATTTTATTTTCGGATATTTTGGTGGTACCAGAAGCTTTAGGTTTGGAAGTTCAAATGATTCCAGGCCAAGGACCTTTTCTACCCAAAACAATCAATTCACTAGAAGATGCCGAAGCACTAGTTATCCCAGATGTTCATGAAGCATTAGGTTATGTAATGGACGGAATCAAGCAAACAAGAATGGATCTCAAAGGAGAGGTTCCTTTGATTGGTTTTGCAGGAGCACCTTTTACCATTCTTTGTTATATGGTACAAGGAAAGGGTTCCAAAGATTTTTCTCAGGCTAAGTCTTTTTGCTTTAACAATCCTGAAGCAGCTCATGTATTATTACAAAAAATAACAGAGACAACCATTGCTTATATGGAAGCTCAAGTAGAAGCAGGAGCTCAAGCTTTCCAACTTTTTGATTCTTGGGCAGGACTTTTGAGCAAAGATGCTTTTATGGAATTTGCCTACCCATACATCAAACAGATTATGGCAAAATGCACCGTTCCGAATATTATTTTTGCCAAAGGAGCGTGGTATGCACTTAAAGAAATGGCTGAACTCAATGTAAATGGAGTAGGAATCGATTGGGCATGTTCACCAGCTTACGCAAGAGAGCAAGTAGGAGATAAAATCACGCTTCAAGGAAATTTTGATCCTTCTATGCTTCATGCACCAATCCCTACGATTGAAAAAGAAACGAAGAAAATGCTTAAAGCCTTTGGAAAACAGAATTATATTGTAAATCTTGGGCATGGGATTTTACCTACTGTACCCGTAGAAAATGCCAAAGCATTTATCAACACAATTAAGACTTTTGAGTATTAG
- the galE gene encoding UDP-glucose 4-epimerase GalE: MKKILVTGGAGYIGSHTVVRLFESGYSPIIMDNLSNSEPFILDRINKICGSDIPFLQLDCTQQKSYQQVVDNFGSIDGVIHFAAYKAVGESVEKPAQYYQNNIGSLSQLILNLGKMNCGKLVFSSSCTVYGQPNILPVTEKSPIQHAESPYGYTKQVGEELLLSEAKNKKFQSIALRYFNPIGAHPSGLIGELPKGIPNNLLPYITQTGAGIRKELSIFGNDYNTPDGTCIRDFIHVLDLADAHIRALEYMEEHPETSIDFFNIGTGNGNSVLEMVELFEKVSQQKLSYKIAPRRTGDIEKIWADTSIANNVLGWKAKKSIETAVKDAWNWQKNL; the protein is encoded by the coding sequence ATGAAAAAAATATTAGTAACTGGGGGTGCTGGTTATATTGGCTCTCACACCGTTGTAAGATTATTTGAATCTGGATATTCACCAATAATTATGGATAATTTGAGCAATTCTGAGCCTTTTATCCTAGATAGGATTAATAAAATATGTGGAAGTGATATTCCTTTTTTACAGTTAGATTGTACGCAACAAAAAAGTTATCAACAGGTTGTTGATAACTTTGGAAGTATTGATGGAGTTATTCACTTTGCGGCTTATAAGGCCGTGGGAGAATCTGTGGAAAAGCCTGCACAATACTATCAAAATAATATCGGAAGCCTTAGTCAACTGATTCTCAATTTAGGAAAAATGAACTGTGGAAAACTTGTATTTTCATCAAGTTGTACAGTCTATGGTCAACCTAATATACTTCCAGTAACAGAAAAAAGTCCTATACAACATGCCGAGTCTCCTTATGGATACACCAAACAAGTGGGAGAAGAATTACTCCTATCGGAAGCTAAAAATAAAAAATTTCAAAGTATCGCTTTAAGGTATTTTAATCCTATTGGAGCTCATCCAAGTGGTTTGATTGGAGAATTGCCAAAAGGAATTCCTAATAACTTACTTCCTTATATCACACAAACAGGTGCGGGTATCCGAAAAGAACTTTCCATTTTTGGTAATGATTATAATACTCCAGATGGAACTTGCATTAGAGATTTTATTCATGTTTTAGATCTTGCGGATGCACATATAAGAGCTTTAGAATATATGGAAGAACATCCTGAAACTTCTATAGACTTTTTTAATATCGGTACAGGAAACGGAAACTCTGTTTTAGAAATGGTTGAATTATTTGAAAAAGTATCTCAACAAAAACTCTCTTATAAAATTGCACCAAGAAGAACTGGTGATATCGAAAAAATTTGGGCAGACACCAGCATTGCTAATAATGTTTTAGGATGGAAAGCTAAAAAAAGTATCGAAACAGCCGTTAAAGATGCTTGGAATTGGCAAAAGAATTTATAA
- a CDS encoding single-stranded DNA-binding protein produces the protein MANSVNKVILIGRVGRDPEIKTLENGVKLGRFSLATTEIYKNKDGSKSEHTEWHQIIVWRGMANLADLIVEKGALFYVEGRIRSRSWEDPTTNDKKYSFEIVADELHLLSRSQKALENDNSTQYKESDESPL, from the coding sequence ATGGCAAATTCGGTAAATAAAGTAATATTAATTGGAAGAGTAGGGAGAGACCCAGAAATTAAAACACTTGAAAATGGTGTGAAATTAGGTCGTTTTTCTTTAGCTACTACAGAGATTTACAAAAACAAAGACGGATCAAAAAGCGAACACACAGAGTGGCACCAGATTATTGTTTGGCGTGGAATGGCAAATTTGGCAGATTTAATTGTAGAAAAAGGAGCACTTTTTTATGTTGAAGGGAGAATTCGGTCTCGCTCTTGGGAAGATCCTACAACAAATGATAAGAAATATTCTTTTGAAATTGTCGCAGATGAATTACATTTGTTAAGTCGAAGTCAAAAGGCACTTGAAAATGATAACAGTACACAGTACAAAGAATCTGACGAGTCGCCTTTATAG
- the gldE gene encoding gliding motility-associated protein GldE, with translation MEPEPPALLNEIIIQSLFNPFDWSWVYMGILIVFLLLCSALISGSEVAFFSLKKDDEVLEDNDILKSLIHHPEQLLATILIVNNIVNIAIVIITEVFLSNLINFQYFDQEHQTVVEFLIKVAVATSFLLLFGEVLPKVYANKQPQKFANMMTKPMFFLNKRLAPISKLMSKATSVIEEKNNKLSISVSDLSQALEITQEQGESQNEQMILQGIAKFGNTDSKQIMTPRTQVFAVDILTPFDELLEHILQSGYSRIPVYQEKKDKVKGIIYIKDLLPYLRYESNFRWQVHLREAFFITENIKLDDLLREFQKRRTHIAVVSDEYGGMHGIVTMEDILEEIVGDIRDEMDDDRLEYQKIDEKNFIFEGQIFLKDFYRAVDHVNEDAFEENKGDSETLAGFVLEQCGKLPQKDEMIHFQDYSFTIVAIDERRILKLKFTLND, from the coding sequence GTGGAGCCAGAACCCCCAGCCTTATTAAATGAAATAATTATTCAATCTCTCTTCAATCCTTTTGATTGGAGTTGGGTGTATATGGGAATACTAATCGTTTTTTTACTCCTTTGTTCTGCTCTTATTTCAGGTTCTGAAGTTGCTTTTTTCTCTTTGAAAAAAGATGACGAAGTTCTTGAGGATAATGATATCTTAAAATCACTTATTCATCACCCAGAGCAGCTACTTGCTACAATCCTTATTGTTAACAATATTGTAAATATAGCAATTGTTATTATCACAGAGGTTTTCTTGAGTAATCTAATCAATTTTCAATACTTTGATCAAGAACACCAAACAGTTGTAGAGTTTTTGATTAAAGTGGCTGTTGCCACTTCATTTTTATTGCTATTTGGAGAAGTATTACCCAAAGTTTATGCAAATAAACAACCTCAGAAATTTGCCAATATGATGACCAAACCGATGTTTTTCTTAAACAAAAGATTGGCACCCATTAGTAAATTAATGTCCAAGGCAACATCAGTAATTGAAGAAAAAAATAACAAATTATCTATTTCCGTTAGTGATCTTTCTCAGGCATTGGAAATAACTCAAGAGCAAGGAGAATCACAAAATGAACAAATGATATTGCAAGGAATTGCAAAGTTTGGAAATACAGATTCTAAGCAAATAATGACCCCAAGAACTCAGGTATTTGCTGTAGATATTCTCACACCATTTGACGAACTTTTGGAGCATATTCTTCAAAGTGGCTATTCAAGAATTCCCGTATATCAAGAGAAAAAAGATAAGGTAAAAGGAATTATTTATATCAAAGACTTATTGCCGTATTTGCGATATGAGTCAAATTTTAGATGGCAAGTACATCTTAGAGAAGCATTTTTTATTACCGAGAATATCAAATTGGATGATTTACTAAGAGAGTTCCAGAAGAGGCGAACGCATATTGCTGTTGTATCAGATGAGTATGGAGGAATGCACGGAATCGTTACTATGGAAGATATCCTAGAGGAAATTGTAGGTGATATTCGAGATGAAATGGATGATGATCGTTTGGAATATCAAAAGATAGATGAAAAGAATTTTATTTTCGAAGGGCAAATTTTTCTAAAGGACTTTTATCGAGCTGTTGATCATGTGAACGAAGACGCTTTTGAAGAAAATAAAGGGGATTCAGAAACTCTGGCTGGTTTTGTTTTAGAACAATGTGGTAAATTGCCACAGAAGGACGAAATGATCCATTTTCAAGACTATTCTTTCACCATTGTAGCAATAGATGAAAGAAGGATACTCAAACTAAAATTTACACTCAATGATTAA
- a CDS encoding DUF393 domain-containing protein: protein MERSVLNKPLPEHLVLYDGNCGLCDRSIQKIILADQKKIFFFASLQSPLGKSLVEQLHLGQIDSVVYVSFGQKAWVKSEAFFKIIKKLPKYKWLNIFTFIPKKWANFLYDYIAKNRIKWFGNSEQCLWKTPEISKRFLD from the coding sequence ATGGAGAGATCCGTCTTAAATAAACCCTTACCAGAGCATCTTGTATTATATGATGGAAACTGTGGTTTATGTGATCGATCCATCCAAAAAATCATCCTTGCCGACCAAAAAAAGATATTTTTTTTCGCCAGTTTACAATCTCCCTTAGGGAAAAGTCTCGTAGAACAATTGCATTTGGGACAAATAGATAGTGTAGTATATGTTTCTTTTGGGCAAAAAGCATGGGTGAAGTCTGAAGCATTTTTTAAAATCATCAAAAAATTGCCGAAATATAAATGGCTAAATATTTTCACTTTTATTCCTAAGAAATGGGCGAATTTTCTTTATGATTATATTGCCAAAAACAGAATTAAATGGTTTGGTAATAGTGAACAATGTCTTTGGAAAACACCCGAAATTTCTAAACGTTTTTTAGATTAA
- a CDS encoding YkgJ family cysteine cluster protein, which produces MNIEEFRKESIERKKENEKFFKKLKNKKIKNLDHIFQETHEEVFKKTDCLDCANCCKTTSPIFKERDIKRIAKDFNQKPKDFIAQYLKIDEDYDYVLQQSPCTFLNDDNTCFIYDIRPDACREYPHTNQRKMNQILPLTMQNTLVCPAVLEITERLKGKI; this is translated from the coding sequence ATGAACATAGAGGAATTTCGCAAAGAGTCGATAGAAAGAAAAAAGGAAAACGAGAAGTTTTTTAAAAAACTTAAAAATAAGAAAATCAAAAACTTAGATCATATTTTTCAAGAAACTCACGAAGAGGTTTTCAAAAAAACAGACTGTTTAGATTGTGCAAATTGCTGTAAAACAACCAGTCCAATTTTTAAAGAAAGAGATATTAAAAGGATTGCTAAAGATTTTAATCAGAAACCAAAGGATTTTATTGCGCAATATCTAAAAATTGATGAAGATTATGATTATGTTCTTCAGCAAAGTCCTTGCACTTTTTTGAATGACGATAATACTTGTTTCATTTATGATATACGCCCTGATGCTTGCAGAGAATATCCGCATACCAATCAGAGAAAAATGAATCAGATATTACCGCTCACTATGCAAAACACTTTGGTTTGCCCTGCCGTGTTAGAGATTACTGAAAGGTTGAAGGGGAAAATTTAA
- a CDS encoding BatA domain-containing protein, with translation MSFLNPVILFFLFTILLVILIHILNLKRYKKHYFSNFKLLEELTKEQNRKVKYKNLFLILLRSMIVSALVLAFAQFFVGNKNQKKANSLAIFIDNSMSNTRKLGTPTILDLSKKYATELIESSQANQFLVLTNDFFRGKHLKKIGRKEALEKISNIQPSHFRQNIDFIYEQVSQNVAEETETYFLGDFQENQYKNLHKIQRNDSNQVYLIPFSTEQTGNISIEKVALKNPILISGEPIELVVTLKNHSAEAQSKLKLKVLSHKKQLAIAQTDLMGASEQDVLVKFSLPNRHDGKLEIKIQDPFYTSDNQFFLTIPINNKPKVVLISNEDISFLTKLFQKANYEVIVQKPKNLNLAALEQVDLWVLNKLGSAHTAILQKAKKQLESGANVWFIPSDSREQSNDVLRLMGSDFRLKQQDENPMKITQVVTNNPLFKGVFNESNIDISAGSLQSEKHWELSETFESKELLQLANGQAFLSYQNTKKGLLFLQSSSFEHTNFEKHTLFVPISLNMGLIKANPTASHLVIGKSDRIELHEEEKEETLRILYRGNKMSPKLMKIQGKQIVVLSDLFNKQGFVDILRGEEIVQSIGLNNDNQESEMSFLSVNKLAEITESSHWIHLLDNHSEQWNAFLNNHKKNQSSSYFFLMLALVFYVIEMIYLAFQNKRK, from the coding sequence ATGTCATTCTTAAACCCTGTCATACTATTTTTTTTATTCACCATTCTTTTGGTGATTCTTATACATATCCTAAATCTTAAGCGATATAAAAAACACTATTTCTCAAATTTTAAATTACTTGAAGAGCTCACGAAAGAGCAAAATAGAAAAGTAAAATATAAGAATCTGTTCTTGATTTTACTAAGAAGTATGATTGTTTCGGCACTTGTTCTGGCATTTGCGCAGTTTTTTGTAGGGAACAAGAATCAAAAAAAAGCAAATAGCCTAGCCATTTTTATAGACAATTCTATGTCTAATACTCGAAAATTGGGAACTCCAACAATTCTAGATTTATCAAAGAAATACGCTACAGAGCTTATTGAGAGTAGTCAGGCTAATCAGTTCTTAGTTCTTACAAATGATTTTTTTCGAGGTAAACATTTGAAAAAAATTGGTAGAAAAGAAGCTTTGGAAAAAATCTCCAATATTCAACCAAGTCATTTTAGGCAAAATATCGATTTTATTTATGAGCAAGTTTCCCAAAATGTAGCGGAAGAAACCGAAACGTATTTTTTAGGAGATTTTCAAGAAAACCAATATAAGAATCTTCATAAGATTCAAAGAAATGATAGTAATCAGGTTTATTTAATCCCTTTTTCTACAGAACAAACAGGAAATATTTCTATTGAAAAAGTAGCCTTAAAAAATCCCATTTTAATTTCGGGTGAACCCATAGAACTTGTCGTTACTTTAAAAAACCATTCGGCAGAGGCTCAGTCTAAGTTAAAACTAAAGGTATTATCTCATAAAAAACAATTGGCGATTGCTCAAACTGATTTAATGGGCGCTTCAGAACAAGACGTTCTTGTCAAATTTAGTTTACCCAATAGACATGATGGGAAATTAGAAATAAAAATTCAAGATCCTTTTTATACTTCAGACAATCAATTTTTCTTAACAATCCCTATAAACAATAAGCCTAAGGTTGTATTGATTTCTAATGAAGATATTAGCTTTCTTACCAAATTATTCCAAAAGGCAAATTATGAGGTAATTGTTCAAAAACCTAAAAACCTAAACTTAGCAGCACTTGAGCAGGTAGATTTATGGGTTTTAAACAAATTAGGTTCAGCTCATACCGCTATTCTCCAAAAGGCAAAAAAACAACTGGAATCAGGTGCTAATGTTTGGTTTATCCCAAGTGATTCAAGAGAGCAATCAAATGATGTGTTGAGGTTAATGGGAAGCGATTTTCGTTTAAAACAACAGGATGAAAATCCAATGAAAATTACCCAAGTGGTAACAAATAACCCTCTATTTAAAGGGGTTTTTAATGAAAGTAATATCGATATTTCAGCAGGAAGCCTTCAGTCAGAAAAACATTGGGAGTTAAGTGAAACCTTTGAAAGTAAAGAACTTTTACAATTAGCAAACGGACAAGCATTTCTCTCTTATCAAAATACTAAAAAGGGACTTTTATTTCTTCAGAGTTCATCATTTGAGCATACAAATTTTGAAAAACATACTTTATTTGTTCCTATTTCTTTGAATATGGGATTGATAAAAGCAAATCCTACTGCAAGTCACTTGGTAATAGGGAAAAGTGACAGGATTGAACTCCATGAAGAAGAAAAAGAAGAAACACTTAGAATACTTTATCGAGGCAATAAAATGAGTCCTAAATTAATGAAAATCCAAGGGAAACAGATTGTTGTTCTTTCGGATCTATTTAATAAACAGGGGTTTGTAGATATCCTTAGGGGAGAAGAAATCGTTCAGTCTATTGGGCTTAATAATGATAATCAAGAAAGTGAAATGTCTTTTTTGAGTGTTAATAAATTAGCAGAAATTACTGAAAGTAGCCATTGGATTCATTTATTGGACAACCATTCTGAGCAATGGAATGCCTTTTTAAATAATCATAAAAAGAACCAAAGCAGTTCCTATTTTTTCTTGATGTTAGCTTTGGTGTTTTATGTGATAGAAATGATTTATCTAGCTTTTCAAAATAAAAGAAAATGA